From the genome of Bos taurus isolate L1 Dominette 01449 registration number 42190680 breed Hereford chromosome 27, ARS-UCD2.0, whole genome shotgun sequence, one region includes:
- the CFAP96 gene encoding cilia-and flagella-associated protein 96 isoform X1, with product MPAEGGKTDMERIGLFSEMEYITVGDKYVSQFNRPFNESASKNRQILPGGSKEMSNLQAGYFDPHFVRIFEGESYVNPNQVRRRYMMEEAKKNLSKAFLPSNGEKKPCGLGSYYGTIGGPVPFFSAQSKPKEKYEPPGKNLYTNPGKKGTGYGYANITIGKQFSHSSDLYDAAKLNNKKENEEHRRLLKGTAFKLNLYPREYFDTNPYMSEKPLPPIKKVEKKETVGNPFKPSSPGKKAGGMKAGTFDPYPSHSADPYVVKLKSPSSKSAKVFHPPGGPKSRPIESIMALNVKRALNMKNYKTASVQSY from the exons ATGCCTGCGGAAGGAGGGAAGACGGATATGGAGAGGATTGGCCTCTTCAGTGAGATGGAATATATCACTGTGGGGGATAAATATGTGTCACAGTTTAATC GACCTTTTAATGAATCTGCAAGCAAAAATAGACAGATTCTACCCGGGGGATCCAAAGAAATGTCCAATCTCCAGGCAGGTTATTTTGACCCCCATTTTGTAAGGATTTTTGAAGGTGAAAGCTATGTCAATCCGAATCAAGTGAGGAGACGGTACATGATGGAAGAAGCCAAGAAAAATCTAAGCAAAGCGTTCCTCCCTAGTAATGGAGAGAAAAAGCC CTGTGGATTAGGAAGTTACTATGGAACCATAGGGGGACCAGTCCcgtttttcagtgctcagtctaaacccaaagaaaaatatgagccacctggaaagaaTTTATACACAAACCCAGGAAAGAAAGGAACTGGATATGG CTATGCAAATATTACCATAGGTAAGCAGTTTTCACACTCTTCTGATCTCTATGATGCAGCAAAACTAAATAACAAG AAAGAGAATGAAGAACATCGTCGTTTACTTAAAGGGACAGCTTTCAAATTAAATCTTTACCCAAGGGAATATTTTGATACCAATCCTTACATGTCTGAGAAACCTTTACCACCAATTAAAAAagtagagaagaaagaaacagtTGGAAACCCTTTTAAGCCCTCTTCTCCTGGCAAAAAG GCTGGTGGAATGAAGGCAGGAACATTTGATCCTTACCCTTCACATTCTGCTGACCCTTACGTGGTTAAATTGAAAAGCCCATCCAGCAAAAGTGCTAAGGTTTTCCATCCGCCAGGTGGACCAAAAAGCAGACCAATTGAAAGTATAATGGCTTTGAATGTCAAAAG gGCACTAaatatgaagaactacaagactgCTTCAGTACAGTCCTATTAG
- the UFSP2 gene encoding ufm1-specific protease 2, which yields MVISEAMDILFRIRGGLDLAFQLATPNEIFIKNALKHVLSDLSTKLSSNALVFRICHSSVYVWPNSDMNTIPGELTDSSACKDIMRFIQFEQEEDTKRKFTKKKDKKLSDMHQIVNIDLMLEVSTPLAAVTPIIERESGGHHYVSMTLPVDAVLSVAPEETWGKVRKLLVDAIHNQLTDMEKCILKYMKGTSIVVPEPLHFSLPGEKNLVTISYPSGIPDGQLQAYRKELHDVFNLPHDRPYFKRSNAYHFPDEPYKDGYIRNPHTYLNPPNIETGMVYVVQGTYGYHHYMQDRIDDNGWGCAYRSLQTICSWFKHQGYTERSIPTHREIQQALVDAGDKPATFVGSRQWIGSIEVQLVLNHLIGVTSKILFVSQGSEMASQGRELANHFQSEGTPIMIGGGVLAHTILGVAWNEITGQIKFLILDPHYTGAEDLQVILEKGWCGWKGPEFWNKDAYYNLCLPQRPNTI from the exons ATG GTTATTTCAGAGGCTATGGATATACTCTTCAGAATAAGAGGTGGCCTTGATCTAGCTTTTCAGCTAGCTACTCCTAATG aaatttttatcaAGAACGCACTAAAGCATGTACTGAGTGACCTGTCAACAAAGCTTTCTTCAAATGCCCTTGtgttcagaatttgccacagttcaGTGTACGTATGGCCTAACAGTGATATGAACACCATCCCAGGAGAGCTGACCGACAGTTCTGCCTGTAAGGACATAATGCGCTTTATTCA ATTTGAACAGGAAGAAGATACAAAACGAAAATTcacaaagaagaaagataaaaagttATCAGACATG CATCAAATAGTAAACATAGATCTGATGCTGGAAGTGTCAACCCCTCTGGCCGCCGTAACGCCCATTATTGAAAGAGAAAGCGGAGGACACCACTATGTTAGTATGACTTTACCAGTTGATGCAGTTTTATCTGTTGCTCCAGAAGAAACGTGGGGAAA AGTTCGTAAACTTCTAGTTGATGCAATTCATAATCAACTAACTGATATggaaaaatgcattttgaaatacATGAAAGGAACATCTATTGTGGTTCCTGAACCACTGCACTTTTCAttaccaggggaaaaaaatcttgtaACAATTTCGTATCCATCAGGAATTCCAGATGGTCAGCTGCAGGCCTATAGAAAG GAATTACACGATGTCTTCAATCTGCCTCATGACAGACCTTATTTCAAAAGGTCTAATGCTTATCATTTTCCAGACGAACCATACAAAGATGGTTACATTAGAAATCCACATACTTATCTCAATCCACCTAACATAGAGACTGGTATG GTTTATGTGGTCCAGGGCACATATGGTTACCATCATTATATGCAGGATCGAATAGATGACAATGGCTGGGGCTGTGCTTATCGGTCTCTGCAGACTATCTGCTCCTGGTTCAAACACCAGGGATACACAGAGAGATCCATTCCAACACACAGAGAAATCCAGCAG gcTCTAGTTGACGCTGGGGACAAACCagcaacatttgttggatcacggCAGTGGATTGGATCTATCGAGGTGCAGCTGGTGCTAAACCATTTGATTGGTGTGACTTCAAAAATACTGTTTGTCAG CCAAGGTTCTGAAATGGCCTCTCAGGGACGGGAACTGGCTAATCATTTCCAGAGTGAAGGAACTCCAATAATGATTG GGGGAGGAGTTTTAGCTCACACAATACTAGGAGTTGCATGGAATGAAATTACAGGACAGATAAAATTTCTGATTTTAGATCCACATTATACAGGTGCTGAAGATCTGCAGGTTATTTTGGAAAAG
- the CFAP96 gene encoding cilia-and flagella-associated protein 96 (The RefSeq protein has 1 substitution compared to this genomic sequence) produces MPAEGGKTDMERIGLFSEMEYITVGDKYVSQFNRPFNESASKNRQILPGGSKEMSNLQAGYFDPHFVRIFEGESYVNPNQVRRRYMMEEAKKNLSKAFLPSNGEKKPCGLGSYYGTIGGPVPFFSAQSKPKEKYEPPGKNLYTNPGKKGTGYGYANITIGKQFSHSSDLYDAAKLNNKKENEEHRRLLKGTAFKLNLYTREYFDTNPYMSEKPLPPIKKVEKKETVGNPFKPSSPGKKAGGMKAGTFDPYPSHSADPYVVKLKSPSSKSAKVFHPPGGPKSRPIESIMALNVKRALNMKNYKTASVQSY; encoded by the exons ATGCCTGCGGAAGGAGGGAAGACGGATATGGAGAGGATTGGCCTCTTCAGTGAGATGGAATATATCACTGTGGGGGATAAATATGTGTCACAGTTTAATC GACCTTTTAATGAATCTGCAAGCAAAAATAGACAGATTCTACCCGGGGGATCCAAAGAAATGTCCAATCTCCAGGCAGGTTATTTTGACCCCCATTTTGTAAGGATTTTTGAAGGTGAAAGCTATGTCAATCCGAATCAAGTGAGGAGACGGTACATGATGGAAGAAGCCAAGAAAAATCTAAGCAAAGCGTTCCTCCCTAGTAATGGAGAGAAAAAGCC CTGTGGATTAGGAAGTTACTATGGAACCATAGGGGGACCAGTCCcgtttttcagtgctcagtctaaacccaaagaaaaatatgagccacctggaaagaaTTTATACACAAACCCAGGAAAGAAAGGAACTGGATATGG CTATGCAAATATTACCATAGGTAAGCAGTTTTCACACTCTTCTGATCTCTATGATGCAGCAAAACTAAATAACAAG AAAGAGAATGAAGAACATCGTCGTTTACTTAAAGGGACAGCTTTCAAATTAAATCTTTACCCAAGGGAATATTTTGATACCAATCCTTACATGTCTGAGAAACCTTTACCACCAATTAAAAAagtagagaagaaagaaacagtTGGAAACCCTTTTAAGCCCTCTTCTCCTGGCAAAAAG GCTGGTGGAATGAAGGCAGGAACATTTGATCCTTACCCTTCACATTCTGCTGACCCTTACGTGGTTAAATTGAAAAGCCCATCCAGCAAAAGTGCTAAGGTTTTCCATCCGCCAGGTGGACCAAAAAGCAGACCAATTGAAAGTATAATGGCTTTGAATGTCAAAAG gGCACTAaatatgaagaactacaagactgCTTCAGTACAGTCCTATTAG